In Acidimicrobiales bacterium, a single genomic region encodes these proteins:
- a CDS encoding TIGR04141 family sporadically distributed protein, whose amino-acid sequence MGGLFVASSRTTERADVSELKLASGFDRTTNRTGVSMSLQGVTIQPIRRGTTNPDDVIRPEPLEHADVRDVEGTTDGNSWTARLYLWAGDPTPPSWLTFVRDGFGDDLTLPDSSRSSALIVMTIQYFSTRLFAIPLGAGRHALNRSACDFDAARRVQLNVVYEGDEGADALTAAPRVREAEWLRRGETSMRTRRQAGRDADFDQFEFDPEIEQLVGLTGVPVNAELFGTRVSGKTSLRLGRSIDFDDLAGICRTVAQYERKTDYKRRFSFVDRVTTITNASTTATLTAVVAAQLRDDPADWELSPPELVDFDCLSSLVVSHADIDEVEVDPGTAATDLLAALETAGVGGVTAELLQDITLTGITSDDGIMNSWRLIECLDGQFEADVEHEAATVLLTAGSFSIVQADYLAAIDAALTAIAESTVVLPNSHLGADGKEIGEGEYNTLAAASSEDFLLLDAKSVVIPGKTSPIEICDVLDTGQKRLVHVKRKFGSAALSHLFGQGSVSGSLLVDSTPFRSAVRAKLHDIDGASATHQALFDDDVYRAGDYEIVYGIIGDWQNGGLANRLPFFSKVNLLKHAQTLRRSGYKVTFAAIGVDN is encoded by the coding sequence ATGGGTGGACTCTTCGTGGCTTCGAGCCGCACCACTGAGCGCGCAGATGTCAGCGAGCTGAAGCTAGCGTCGGGCTTCGACCGAACGACCAACAGGACGGGTGTGTCGATGAGTCTGCAAGGCGTCACAATCCAGCCGATTCGCCGCGGGACGACGAATCCCGACGATGTGATTCGTCCAGAACCCCTGGAACACGCAGACGTCCGCGACGTAGAGGGCACGACGGACGGAAACTCGTGGACGGCGCGCCTGTACCTGTGGGCCGGGGATCCGACGCCGCCGTCTTGGCTGACATTCGTACGCGACGGGTTCGGCGATGACCTAACGCTGCCCGATTCATCACGGAGCAGCGCACTGATTGTGATGACCATTCAGTACTTCAGTACGCGATTGTTCGCGATTCCGCTCGGCGCAGGCCGCCACGCGCTGAATCGTTCGGCGTGCGATTTCGATGCGGCCCGCAGGGTGCAGCTCAACGTCGTCTACGAGGGCGATGAAGGTGCCGATGCCCTCACCGCCGCCCCCCGGGTTCGAGAGGCCGAGTGGCTGCGCCGAGGCGAGACGAGCATGCGAACTCGCCGGCAGGCTGGAAGGGACGCCGACTTTGACCAGTTTGAGTTCGACCCGGAGATCGAACAACTCGTCGGTCTAACGGGCGTGCCAGTCAACGCCGAGCTGTTCGGCACTCGCGTGTCGGGCAAAACGAGCCTTCGGTTGGGCCGCAGCATCGACTTCGATGACCTTGCCGGGATCTGTCGGACCGTCGCCCAGTACGAGCGCAAGACCGACTACAAACGCCGCTTCAGCTTCGTCGACCGAGTCACCACCATCACCAACGCATCGACCACCGCAACCCTCACCGCCGTCGTCGCTGCACAACTCCGAGATGACCCCGCCGATTGGGAGCTCTCTCCCCCCGAGCTCGTCGATTTCGATTGCCTGTCGTCACTGGTGGTATCGCATGCTGACATCGACGAGGTCGAAGTCGATCCGGGCACCGCTGCCACCGATCTGCTCGCTGCGCTCGAGACGGCAGGTGTCGGCGGTGTTACGGCCGAGCTGTTGCAGGACATCACGTTGACTGGCATCACCTCCGACGACGGGATCATGAACAGCTGGCGCCTTATCGAGTGTCTCGACGGTCAGTTCGAAGCCGACGTCGAGCACGAGGCAGCCACGGTGCTACTGACCGCTGGATCGTTTTCCATCGTCCAGGCCGACTACCTCGCCGCGATCGACGCAGCACTCACCGCGATTGCGGAGTCGACGGTTGTGCTGCCCAATTCGCATCTTGGAGCGGATGGCAAGGAGATTGGTGAGGGTGAGTACAACACATTGGCGGCAGCATCCAGCGAGGACTTCCTGCTCCTCGACGCCAAGAGTGTCGTAATTCCAGGCAAAACCAGTCCGATCGAGATCTGCGACGTACTCGACACAGGACAGAAGCGGTTGGTTCACGTCAAGCGCAAGTTCGGCTCAGCCGCCCTGAGTCACCTCTTCGGGCAAGGGAGCGTGTCCGGATCGCTCCTTGTTGATTCGACTCCGTTCAGGTCAGCTGTGCGAGCCAAGCTTCACGACATCGATGGAGCATCAGCCACCCACCAAGCGCTGTTCGACGACGATGTGTACCGCGCCGGCGACTACGAGATTGTTTACGGCATAATCGGCGATTGGCAGAATGGTGGCCTGGCCAATCGACTGCCGTTCTTTTCAAAGGTCAACCTCCTGAAGCATGCCCAAACGTTGCGGCGATCCGGATACAAAGTGACGTTTGCTGCGATCGGTGTGGACAACTAG
- a CDS encoding toprim domain-containing protein, with the protein MYDRDTLLAAVDLRELADDLLGPAGADGRARMWRCPNDQHAQTGRTPPVSIFTSRRGDQRWRCHGCGDGGTAIDLVLACRGGTARDAMTYLAERAGHREQPEDWRPSPRPNRSRSIPPAGCRDPEGLNRYVDECAERLWRPEGRGMRRWLINTRGLPRDVLVENRVGADLGPRAQQRPEGMPRSMGIVLPVIHDGHAVYAQLRVPHPAADRPRYLNPTSDLATNPRLSRARPVEARRPEVVVTEGAIDALSAAAAGYRAVAVLSAAYGDEAVAVALAKLPHPLVIAFDADDAGRAGADRLGALLEAHKRPPVVLDLGAGDLNDAMRRSDDWPMRMQHAVDSPIAERSASIGAAVSR; encoded by the coding sequence GTGTACGACCGCGACACACTCCTCGCCGCCGTCGACCTCCGAGAGCTGGCCGACGACCTACTCGGCCCGGCCGGGGCCGACGGACGCGCTCGGATGTGGCGCTGCCCGAACGACCAGCACGCTCAGACCGGACGCACCCCACCGGTCAGCATCTTCACCAGCCGCCGGGGTGACCAGCGTTGGCGATGTCACGGCTGCGGTGACGGCGGCACCGCCATCGACCTCGTCCTCGCCTGCCGAGGAGGCACCGCCCGCGACGCGATGACCTACCTCGCCGAACGCGCCGGCCATCGTGAACAACCGGAGGACTGGCGACCCTCGCCCCGTCCGAATCGCTCCCGTTCAATCCCACCTGCCGGGTGCCGCGATCCCGAAGGGCTCAACCGCTACGTCGATGAGTGCGCCGAGCGCCTCTGGAGACCGGAAGGGCGGGGGATGCGGCGCTGGCTCATCAACACGCGCGGCCTGCCTCGTGATGTCCTCGTCGAGAACCGCGTCGGCGCCGACCTGGGACCCCGCGCACAGCAGCGGCCCGAAGGCATGCCCCGCTCGATGGGCATCGTGCTGCCTGTGATCCACGACGGGCACGCGGTCTACGCCCAACTCCGAGTTCCCCACCCTGCGGCGGATCGGCCCCGCTACCTGAACCCGACCTCCGATCTCGCAACCAACCCGCGCCTCTCCCGAGCACGGCCCGTCGAGGCACGACGCCCGGAGGTCGTCGTCACCGAAGGCGCCATCGACGCGCTGTCCGCGGCGGCTGCGGGCTACCGGGCCGTCGCCGTGCTCAGTGCCGCCTATGGCGACGAGGCCGTCGCCGTCGCCCTGGCGAAGCTCCCGCACCCACTCGTCATCGCCTTCGACGCCGACGACGCCGGTCGCGCCGGTGCCGACCGACTCGGCGCACTCCTCGAGGCGCACAAACGTCCACCGGTCGTCCTCGACCTCGGCGCCGGCGACCTCAACGACGCGATGCGCCGCTCTGACGACTGGCCGATGCGGATGCAGCACGCTGTCGATTCGCCGATAGCCGAGCGGTCCGCGTCGATCGGTGCGGCCGTAAGCCGCTAA
- a CDS encoding type IV secretory system conjugative DNA transfer family protein — protein MALVGPSRSGKTTAAVAGILEWDGPAVLSSVKADLLATTHGWRSTRGEARVYDPTSSTTPKGASALWSPLQQAGTVVGAQRAARSLCDAAPRGGVEGGMDFWLAQAEILLSGLLFVAHHAHRNMDAVCEWVLTQDRPGELGPGEVREALDALSVSNNAVVARGAVEVAKAVVSVWEMEERTRSSIYATAQTVIWPWTDPGVAASSRSRKDKKGRRLKFDGVDLPWLLSGSNTVYLCSPIEDQKRLAPAFGGLLNDLINQAYRHVAATGKPLDPPLLVVIDEAGNTPLRQLPEYASTLAGIGVLLVTIWQSLAQLEVAYGKAADTILTNHLTKVFYAGLSDPTSIHYIERVLGEAEVDTRSHSAAERLNGGSDQFSTIRVPLAPAHVLRQMRPGDALLVHGTLPPAHVRTRPFYRSPHLAKRSAISVGEGSAA, from the coding sequence GTGGCGCTGGTGGGGCCTTCGCGGTCGGGAAAGACCACCGCAGCGGTTGCCGGGATCCTCGAGTGGGACGGGCCGGCGGTGCTGTCGTCGGTGAAGGCCGACCTGTTGGCGACCACCCACGGATGGCGCTCGACTCGCGGTGAGGCACGGGTCTACGACCCAACTTCGTCGACCACCCCGAAGGGCGCGTCGGCGCTGTGGTCGCCGCTGCAGCAGGCGGGAACTGTCGTCGGCGCCCAACGCGCCGCCCGTTCCCTATGCGATGCCGCCCCGCGAGGTGGGGTCGAGGGTGGGATGGACTTCTGGTTGGCGCAGGCCGAGATCCTGCTGTCTGGTCTGCTGTTTGTCGCCCACCACGCGCATCGCAACATGGACGCGGTGTGCGAGTGGGTGCTCACCCAGGACCGTCCCGGCGAGTTGGGACCCGGCGAGGTCCGCGAAGCGCTCGACGCTCTGAGCGTCTCGAACAATGCCGTGGTCGCACGGGGTGCCGTCGAGGTGGCCAAGGCCGTCGTGTCGGTGTGGGAGATGGAGGAACGAACCCGTTCGTCCATCTATGCCACCGCTCAGACGGTGATCTGGCCGTGGACCGACCCCGGTGTCGCCGCGTCGTCCCGCTCGCGGAAGGACAAGAAGGGCCGCCGGCTCAAGTTCGACGGGGTCGATCTCCCGTGGCTGCTGTCGGGGTCGAACACCGTCTACCTGTGCTCGCCGATCGAGGACCAGAAGCGTCTCGCCCCAGCTTTCGGTGGGTTGCTCAACGACCTGATCAACCAGGCGTACCGCCACGTCGCCGCGACCGGCAAGCCGCTCGACCCGCCGCTCCTGGTGGTGATCGACGAAGCCGGCAACACCCCGTTGCGGCAGTTGCCCGAGTACGCCTCGACACTCGCCGGCATCGGCGTGCTGCTGGTCACGATCTGGCAGTCGCTCGCGCAGCTCGAGGTCGCCTACGGCAAGGCGGCCGACACGATCCTGACGAACCACCTAACGAAGGTGTTCTACGCGGGCCTGTCTGACCCGACCTCGATCCACTACATCGAGCGGGTTCTCGGCGAGGCCGAGGTCGACACCCGGTCGCACTCGGCCGCTGAACGCCTCAATGGCGGTTCGGACCAGTTCTCGACCATTCGCGTTCCGCTGGCCCCGGCCCATGTGTTGAGGCAGATGCGGCCAGGCGATGCGCTGCTGGTGCACGGCACCCTCCCGCCGGCCCACGTCCGAACCCGGCCCTTCTATCGAAGCCCGCACCTGGCGAAGCGCTCTGCGATCTCGGTCGGTGAGGGGAGCGCGGCGTGA